A window of the Hordeum vulgare subsp. vulgare chromosome 5H, MorexV3_pseudomolecules_assembly, whole genome shotgun sequence genome harbors these coding sequences:
- the LOC123395419 gene encoding uncharacterized protein LOC123395419, which yields MDKLPSDCPYPGCFFCVMKEANPSKRRASVLKFFRELPSQDDDGQVLPISGLWNTAMAHPNDPEFINLGIFECMAALIWKGLKNRRWLSHDQNIYIPYYAAHVIGSYTMNMEEFAERAVRAGVIPPLVELLRGRLTWVEQRVAVRALGHLATYPSTFPAVADHGEVLELAIQLASSSLEIVYSHFYQFVDRRLGYHCDLLTRGMGGAEMESRKAEEWASQLQCWSLQLINCFAFKPEFLHDICKPEFLAKLPGMWGGLVNENSPAGVGLLRTICQSKLGRGHVANISGVIEALCNIARSSDDWQYMAIDCLLWLVQDPGTYHKVIDKIAPTLIDLADISTLGDYKRLGDTIVTVLQECVQQNGNSRNSISSHTKEEIDELLSFKQKLKSEKNMPKEDLHIKQAAALVVKLEGNSLFSSGNIEGAAAKYSEALALCPMKSKKERVVLHSNRAQCYLLLQQPLAAISDATRALCLHSPLNRHAKSLWRRAQAYDMLGLAKESLLDAILFINECSQSSDPDLSLRQNKVPDYAERLVKKQMRAAWLFRESSLKHGGIHCEGDASDAFAQEADDSEWETVSESDGEDDERREADDETEWKSGGHREDAYQKS from the exons ATGGATAAATTACCTTCTGATTGCCCTTATCCTGGATGTTTCTTCTGTGTTATGAaggaagcaaaccctagcaaaagAAGAGCAAGCGTGCTGAAATTCTTTAGAGAACTTCCTtcccaagatgatgatggccaagtTCTCCCTATTAGCGGCCTTTGGAACACTGCGATGGCACACCCAAATGATCCTGAATTCATCAACTTGGGAATATTTGAGTGCATGGCAGCTCTAATATGGAAGGGCCTGAAAAACAGGCGTTGGCTTTCACATGATCAGAATATTTACATCCCATATTATGCAGCACATGTTATTGGTTCCTATACGATGAATATGGAGGAGTTTGCAGAACGCGCTGTTCGTGCTGGAGTAATACCTCCATTGGTTGAACTCTTAAGAGGTAGGCTGACTTGGGTGGAGCAAAGAGTTGCTGTCAGAGCTTTGGGGCATTTGGCTACATACCCTAGTACATTCCCTGCTGTTGCTGATCATGGAGAAGTGCTTGAACTTGCAATTCAACTTGCCTCAAGCTCTCTAGAAATTGTGTACTCTCACTTTTACCAATTCGTAGATCGGAGACTTGGCTACCACTGTGATCTTCTTACACGTGGTATGGGTGGTGCTGAAATGGAATCTCGTAAAGCCGAGGAATGGGCTAGCCAACTGCAGTGCTGGTCTTTGCAGCTCATAAACTGCTTTGCATTTAAGCCTGAGTTTCTCCATGATATCTGCAAGCCTGAATTTCTAGCTAAGTTACCTGGTATGTGGGGTGGACTTGTGAATGAGAACTCACCTGCTGGTGTTGGTTTACTAAGAACAATCTGCCAGAGCAAGCTTGGCCGAGGTCATGTTGCTAATATTTCTGGTGTCATCGAGGCTTTATGCAACATTGCTCGTTCTTCAGATGACTGGCAATACATGGCCATTGATTGTCTACTCTGGTTAGTGCAGGATCCTGGCACGTATCATAAG GTTATAGATAAAATCGCCCCGACACTGATAGATTTAGCAGATATTTCCACACTCGGTGATTACAAAAGGCTAGGTGACACTATTGTCACAGTTCTCCAAGAGTGTGTGCAACAAAATGGGAATTCACGGAATTCAATTAGTAGtcacaccaaagaagaaattgatgaactCTTGAGTTTCAAACAGAAACTGAAATCGGAAAAGAATATGCCGAAGGAGGATCTTCATATAAAACAAGCTGCAGCACTGGTTGTAAAATTGGAaggaaattctctgttctcttcaGGAAATATTGAAGGAGCTGCAGCTAAGTACTCTGAAGCCCTTGCATTGTGTCCAATGAAGTCCAAGAAAGAAAGAGTGGTGCTTCATAGCAACCGAGCCCAGTGTTATCTTCTCCTGCAGCAACCTTTGGCTGCCATCAGTGATGCTACCCGTGCATTGTGCCTTCATAGTCCGTTGAATCGGCATGCCAAAAGTTTGTGGagaagagctcaggcatatgatatGCTTGGTTTAGCAAAAGAGAGTCTGCTGGATGCAATTCTGTTTATAAATGAATGCTCTCAGTCCAGTGATCCTGATCTATCCTTGAGGCAAAACAAGGTTCCTGATTACGCTGAGCGATTGGTAAAGAAGCAGATGCGTGCTGCTTGGTTATTCAGGGAATCATCCCTAAAACATGGTGGAATCCATTGTGAGGGAGATGCTAGTGATGCATTTGCTCAAGAGGCTGATGACTCAGAGTGGGAGACAGTGAGTGAAAGCGATGGTGAGGATGATGAAAGGAGAGAAGCAGATGATGAAACTGAATGGAAGAGTGGTGGTCACAGGGAAGATGCGTACCAGAAAAGCTGA